One Spiroplasma endosymbiont of Nebria brevicollis DNA window includes the following coding sequences:
- a CDS encoding VirD4-like conjugal transfer protein, CD1115 family, whose amino-acid sequence MWNKIKKKKISLLIGLCFIPITFIFCLTLFGIGYSIFINWKNMTEFITEIKQFKILLWWNYIIKTKYGLLITIGLSLGFYFWFFYFVLFSKVKNKETAIKTTDKIDFGDSKWLSIKEIDDISDKVNIKDNYKNTGFVFNCNKNKKDLLFNLKNNIHSVIVGSTASGKTQGIVLPTIYLNGKSTTKPTMIITDPKGELYNLTNGFLEENDYKIKVIDFRNLEKGNTWNPLKIIYDDFIKMLMTNNEKEKIKWKIKYQDKIRSLSRMLIDKNIEDDFWNNSASMIIQGIILAILEDYEDKINKNKLTIEIEILNQELLFNKFNMASVAAIASFKKDLVEWLNNRKNTSIAKITASQVLADSKENRTLDAILMTVAKSLEVFNNDFIRNLTSQNDINYNDFIEYPTILYIIFSDENDNYYKLVAILINQIYQFLTNKISKTIEQKLEKPIYFILDEFANLTKINNIEKWVSISRSRNIFFQFILQDINQLKLNYGDAKAKIILNNCGMHIFLHTNDLETIKYYSELFGTKTIEQISINENKNNTSVSKSLKSHPLMLTNELANLKQGHGIVKISRYNPMKITLKLWKDLKLWEKTKTTELKEIDYINFNKYYFYDIKNTKKELTENTINEFANLTTKEVTTNINNLKIQLAEYEKTNYKSVQNKTMINLLLQKIKNLETELIKRQENQ is encoded by the coding sequence ATGTGAAATAAAATAAAAAAGAAAAAAATAAGTTTATTAATTGGTTTATGTTTTATTCCAATAACTTTCATTTTTTGTTTAACATTATTTGGAATAGGTTATTCAATTTTTATTAATTGAAAAAATATGACTGAATTTATTACTGAAATTAAACAATTTAAAATATTATTATGATGAAATTATATAATTAAAACTAAATATGGATTATTAATAACTATTGGATTAAGTTTGGGATTTTATTTCTGATTTTTTTATTTTGTTTTATTTAGTAAAGTAAAGAATAAGGAAACTGCAATAAAAACAACCGACAAAATAGATTTTGGTGATAGTAAATGATTAAGTATAAAAGAAATTGATGATATTAGTGATAAAGTTAATATTAAAGATAATTATAAAAATACTGGTTTTGTTTTTAATTGTAATAAAAACAAAAAAGATTTATTGTTTAATTTAAAAAACAATATTCATAGTGTTATTGTTGGTTCAACAGCAAGCGGAAAAACACAAGGAATAGTATTACCAACAATTTATTTAAATGGAAAATCAACCACTAAACCAACCATGATTATCACCGACCCTAAGGGGGAATTATATAATTTAACTAATGGATTTTTAGAAGAAAATGACTATAAAATAAAAGTTATTGATTTTCGTAATTTAGAGAAAGGAAATACTTGAAATCCATTAAAAATAATTTATGATGACTTTATTAAAATGCTAATGACAAATAATGAAAAAGAAAAAATAAAGTGAAAAATAAAATATCAAGATAAAATTAGATCACTTAGTCGTATGTTAATTGACAAAAATATTGAAGATGATTTTTGAAATAATTCAGCAAGCATGATTATTCAAGGAATTATTTTGGCAATATTAGAAGATTATGAAGATAAAATAAACAAAAATAAATTAACAATAGAAATTGAAATTTTAAACCAAGAATTATTATTTAACAAATTTAACATGGCATCAGTGGCAGCAATCGCTAGTTTTAAAAAAGATTTAGTTGAATGACTAAATAATCGAAAAAATACCAGCATTGCTAAAATAACAGCAAGCCAAGTTTTAGCTGACAGTAAAGAAAATCGAACACTAGATGCTATTTTAATGACTGTTGCAAAAAGTTTAGAAGTGTTTAATAATGATTTTATTCGTAATTTAACATCACAAAATGATATTAATTACAATGATTTTATCGAATATCCAACTATTTTATACATTATATTTAGCGATGAAAATGATAATTACTATAAATTAGTAGCGATACTAATTAATCAAATTTATCAATTTTTAACAAATAAGATAAGTAAAACAATAGAACAAAAACTAGAAAAACCAATATATTTTATATTAGATGAATTTGCAAATTTAACAAAAATAAACAACATTGAAAAATGAGTTAGTATTTCACGCAGTAGAAATATTTTTTTTCAATTTATTTTACAAGATATTAATCAATTAAAATTAAACTATGGCGATGCAAAAGCAAAAATTATCTTAAATAATTGTGGGATGCACATTTTCTTACATACTAATGATTTAGAAACAATTAAATATTATAGCGAATTATTTGGAACAAAAACAATCGAACAAATTAGTATCAACGAAAATAAAAATAATACTAGTGTTTCAAAAAGTTTAAAAAGTCATCCATTAATGTTAACTAATGAATTAGCAAATTTAAAACAAGGACACGGAATTGTTAAAATATCACGCTATAACCCAATGAAAATAACTTTAAAACTATGAAAAGATTTAAAGTTGTGAGAAAAAACAAAAACAACTGAATTAAAAGAAATTGATTATATTAATTTCAATAAATACTATTTCTATGATATTAAAAATACCAAAAAAGAATTGACAGAAAATACGATTAATGAATTTGCCAACTTAACAACAAAAGAAGTTACAACAAATATTAATAATTTAAAAATACAATTAGCAGAATATGAAAAAACAAATTATAAATCTGTTCAAAATAAAACAATGATAAATTTACTTTTACAAAAAATCAAAAACCTTGAAACAGAATTAATCAAAAGACAAGAAAACCAATAA
- a CDS encoding plasmid recombination protein yields the protein MEKEYKFKAVVRTETYKKYPNGAVDKLIRHNFRIKIPENVNPEFTKYNFYYVNGIKEKITNNKAFEITKQKRNEIMKLLENDWDKQQIKYSKAQKTSFENHCNKYTNYVDTLLPSTRQEWFEKMGICKFTNIQVWDKETGTRKMGKLMPESINWKKLNEWVNIEINFMKQWMKNNIKTDMGYLYSAVHMDETTPHVHFDLIPIKKVFSKKLNEERYIISNNKLFGGSNRFFKGKQEDDLLKKLHVYHANYLTKAGYEIEPGEIGGKGSYNAMNFRQVKEFERNKLENEINNIFNEYKFTKDNIKEFNKIKSISDDYHCLIYEIKQYLRYENNFTDYEINQLTKYLDLAEKMKYYKIITTVANPKTVDFKNMSLIEQEFNEMVFKINPIMQKGYDLVSSLERER from the coding sequence ATGGAAAAAGAATATAAATTTAAAGCAGTGGTGCGAACTGAAACATATAAAAAATATCCAAATGGTGCCGTTGATAAATTAATACGGCATAATTTTAGAATTAAAATACCTGAAAATGTTAATCCTGAATTTACAAAATATAATTTTTATTATGTAAATGGTATAAAAGAAAAAATCACTAATAATAAAGCTTTTGAAATTACAAAACAAAAACGAAATGAAATAATGAAGTTATTAGAAAATGATTGAGACAAACAACAAATTAAATATAGTAAAGCACAAAAAACAAGTTTTGAAAATCATTGTAATAAATATACTAATTATGTAGATACACTTTTACCATCAACACGACAAGAATGATTTGAAAAAATGGGGATATGTAAATTTACAAATATTCAAGTATGAGATAAAGAAACAGGAACAAGAAAAATGGGCAAATTAATGCCTGAAAGTATTAATTGAAAAAAGTTAAATGAATGAGTTAATATTGAAATAAATTTTATGAAACAATGAATGAAAAATAATATTAAAACAGATATGGGATATTTGTATTCAGCAGTTCATATGGACGAAACAACACCCCATGTTCACTTTGATTTAATTCCAATTAAGAAAGTTTTTTCAAAAAAACTTAATGAAGAGCGATACATAATTAGTAATAACAAACTTTTTGGCGGTAGTAATCGTTTTTTTAAAGGAAAGCAAGAAGATGACTTATTAAAAAAGTTGCATGTTTATCATGCTAATTATTTAACAAAAGCAGGTTATGAAATAGAACCTGGTGAAATTGGTGGTAAAGGTAGTTATAATGCAATGAATTTTCGACAAGTTAAAGAATTTGAACGAAATAAGTTAGAAAATGAAATCAATAATATATTTAATGAATACAAGTTTACCAAAGACAATATTAAAGAATTTAACAAAATTAAAAGTATTAGTGATGATTATCATTGTTTAATTTATGAAATTAAACAATATTTAAGATATGAAAATAATTTTACAGATTATGAAATAAACCAATTAACTAAATATTTAGATTTAGCAGAAAAAATGAAATACTATAAAATTATAACTACTGTTGCTAACCCAAAAACAGTAGATTTTAAAAATATGAGTTTAATTGAACAAGAATTTAATGAAATGGTTTTTAAAATCAATCCGATTATGCAAAAAGGTTATGATTTGGTGAGCAGTTTAGAAAGAGAGCGATAA
- a CDS encoding site-specific DNA-methyltransferase: MIFKTNLGKLINGDALSFVKTLENDSVDLILTDPPYLYNLPKRKNEQINENRISKSINKYINAIYDNNLHNSFDINTYLDEFYRISKTKFMLIWMNRWQIKDYLDWVYKNNMNFDFYLWEKINPMPTNNFILQDKEYCMIIYSKKHPIPNYQNNYENKKTIFKNSVGSAYKKTEHPTEKPLNIFTDLIQKYSKENDLILDCFLGSGTTAYACEQLNRKWVGCEMNNNYFAMIQKRLKKIQIKFSF, translated from the coding sequence ATGATATTTAAGACAAATTTAGGAAAATTAATAAATGGTGATGCTTTATCTTTTGTCAAAACATTAGAAAATGATAGTGTTGATTTAATATTAACTGATCCACCCTATTTATATAATTTACCAAAAAGAAAAAACGAGCAAATAAATGAAAATAGGATATCAAAAAGTATTAATAAATACATTAATGCTATCTATGATAATAATCTACATAATTCATTTGATATAAATACTTATTTAGATGAGTTTTATCGAATTTCAAAAACTAAATTTATGTTAATTTGAATGAATAGATGACAAATTAAAGATTATTTAGATTGAGTTTATAAAAATAATATGAATTTTGATTTTTATTTATGAGAAAAAATAAACCCAATGCCAACTAATAATTTTATTTTGCAAGATAAAGAATATTGTATGATTATTTATTCTAAAAAGCACCCAATTCCAAATTATCAAAATAATTATGAAAATAAAAAAACAATATTTAAAAATTCAGTCGGCTCAGCTTATAAAAAAACAGAACACCCAACAGAGAAACCACTAAATATATTTACTGATTTAATTCAAAAATATAGCAAAGAAAATGATTTAATTTTAGATTGTTTTTTAGGCAGTGGTACAACCGCATATGCTTGTGAACAGTTAAACCGAAAATGAGTAGGTTGTGAAATGAATAATAATTATTTTGCAATGATACAAAAACGATTAAAGAAAATACAAATTAAATTTAGTTTTTAA
- a CDS encoding IS1595 family transposase, whose translation MTLKTAWRMGHKIRSAIAKQKPQFIVEGIVQIDEMYLSHMGFKKQGRSLLNKTLIVGIYQKTTNNLIVKVLKNANSKNLLQFARNHMSSKCDVHTDLWKGYRDLKSVFTKHETVNHQNGYVSKTGVNTNQIESVWKHIRRTFKTHIKVAKHHVHLYAKESAYKFNNIPSFETVMLCLI comes from the coding sequence GTGACCTTGAAAACAGCTTGAAGAATGGGTCATAAAATCCGAAGTGCCATTGCTAAACAAAAACCTCAATTCATTGTTGAAGGGATAGTGCAAATAGATGAAATGTATCTTTCACATATGGGTTTTAAAAAACAAGGAAGATCCTTGTTAAACAAAACCTTGATTGTTGGCATTTATCAAAAAACAACCAATAATTTAATTGTGAAAGTATTGAAAAACGCAAACAGTAAAAATCTTTTGCAGTTTGCAAGAAACCACATGTCTTCAAAGTGTGATGTACATACTGATTTGTGAAAAGGATATCGCGATTTGAAATCGGTTTTCACTAAGCATGAAACAGTTAACCATCAAAATGGCTATGTTTCAAAAACTGGTGTAAATACCAACCAAATTGAATCAGTATGAAAACATATACGAAGAACATTTAAAACACATATCAAAGTTGCAAAACATCATGTTCATTTATATGCAAAAGAATCAGCATATAAATTCAATAACATACCTAGTTTTGAAACTGTAATGCTATGTTTGATTTAA